A segment of the Streptomyces pactum genome:
GTCGCCAACCACGCCGTGAACGGACGGAGCTCCAAGAGCTTCGTCGACGAAGGGCGGCTGGACATCGTCCTCGACGCGCTCCGGCCCGGCGACCTCCTGCTCGTCCAGTTCGCGCACAACGACGAGAAGGACGAGGACCCCACCCGCTACACCGAGCCCTGGACGACGTACCGGGACCACCTGCGGCTGTACGTCGACGGCGCCCGGGCCCGCGGGGCGCGGCCGGTGCTGGCCACGCCCGTCGAGCGGCGGCGGTTCGACGCCGCGGGCGACGCGAGGCCGAGCCACGGGGAGTACCCGGCGGCGATGCGGGCGCTCGCGCGGGAGGAGGGCGTGGCACTGCTCGACGTACAGGCGCTGTCGCTCGCGCTGTGGCAGCGGCTCGGTGCCGAGGGGACCAAGGCGTACTTCAACTGGACCGCCACCGAGCAGGACAACACCCACTTCAACCCGCCCGGCGCGATCGCCGTCGCCCGGCTCGTCGCGCGGGAGTCGCTGCGCACGCGGGTGCTGGCGCACCGGGACGTGCGCCGGCTGGACGAGGAGATCCCCGAGTCCTGGATCGACTGGCCCGCGCCGGGCACCGCGTAACGTCCCCAGACTTCCAGACTTCCGCACTTCCGGAAAAGGAGAGCCGCACCATGAGCACATCGAGATGGCATGGGCATGCCATAAAGAGAACCGCCGCGCTCGTCGGCTGCACCGCCCTCGTACTGAGCCTGACCGCGGCCACCGCGCAGGCCCGTCCCGGTCACCACCACCCCCGCGACACCGCCCGGCAGACCCTGCCGGCCAACGACGGCTGGGCCTCCCACGGCACCGGCACCAC
Coding sequences within it:
- a CDS encoding rhamnogalacturonan acetylesterase, with product MSVTRRQITTAALASVPLAFAATGTAQAGGRRPRTLYIAGDSTAAQKYADAAPETGWGMALPFFLRKDLRVANHAVNGRSSKSFVDEGRLDIVLDALRPGDLLLVQFAHNDEKDEDPTRYTEPWTTYRDHLRLYVDGARARGARPVLATPVERRRFDAAGDARPSHGEYPAAMRALAREEGVALLDVQALSLALWQRLGAEGTKAYFNWTATEQDNTHFNPPGAIAVARLVARESLRTRVLAHRDVRRLDEEIPESWIDWPAPGTA